One region of Pseudomonas sp. ABC1 genomic DNA includes:
- a CDS encoding TonB-dependent siderophore receptor, producing the protein MSIRIATLALLVGSSPLAWAQDALTLPDSTVSAKASEPPATALSLDRPLESGSRLKLTARENPASISVADRATMERIGARNFQDAANALPGVNASAPPGWGGYVAYRGFNGAQVSQLFNGVNLHYGGSARPVDAWIYDRVELLGGPSSFLNGSGAVGGSLNFVTKLANRDEEHLEARLGYARYDTREAAIGFNRALNQGPGPRHYARLDFSRNDSNGYIDRQERTAGNLAFSLLSDLSERLSHTLAIEYLEEQEDSPYWGTPVLNPQQGRLRIDRHQRFSNYNVEDGRYEQRTRWLRSITDYRLGERTQLRNTFYHYDGQRDYRNLERYRYSTDNTTVERLGAYRQRHDQEVNGNRLELTHAGTFLGRASDWAFGLDYNRNSQTNYPLSISALFDSVTPGRFEPDRFLDIPGMAAPRSKGRSTRTDTTALFVENRQALSERLALVSALRYDHIDFDVTEHASGNHLERRWDALTGRAGLVYELNDSLSLYSQYSTSAEPPGGTLTSASIAQVSDFKLGTGRQLEIGAKLDFLDGRGAATLAAYRIVRKDFPVTDPNNANGTIQAGQQTSEGIELASSFAITPQLLASGNIAWLKAEYDDFNESVGGVVISRKGKMPVNVPKRTANLWLTYDLAPAWQLGADARYVSSVYANNANTMWVPAYTLYGLFVRHDLDEHTELSARLRNLTDEVYARFIHQSNTQYYLGEPRSLELALHMRF; encoded by the coding sequence ATGTCCATTCGTATCGCCACCCTGGCGCTGCTCGTCGGCAGCAGCCCGCTCGCCTGGGCGCAGGACGCCCTGACCCTGCCCGACAGCACCGTCTCCGCCAAAGCCAGCGAACCACCCGCCACCGCCCTGTCGCTGGACCGGCCGCTCGAAAGCGGCTCACGCCTGAAACTGACCGCCCGGGAAAACCCGGCCTCCATCAGCGTCGCCGACCGCGCGACGATGGAACGCATCGGCGCCCGCAACTTCCAGGACGCGGCCAACGCCCTGCCCGGCGTCAACGCCTCGGCCCCACCGGGCTGGGGCGGCTATGTCGCCTACCGGGGCTTCAATGGCGCGCAGGTCAGCCAGTTGTTCAATGGCGTCAACCTGCACTACGGCGGCTCCGCCCGCCCGGTGGACGCCTGGATCTACGACCGGGTGGAACTGCTCGGCGGCCCCTCGTCCTTCCTCAACGGCAGCGGGGCCGTGGGCGGCAGCCTGAACTTCGTGACCAAGCTCGCCAACCGCGACGAGGAACACCTCGAAGCGCGCCTCGGCTACGCCCGCTATGACACCCGCGAAGCCGCCATCGGCTTCAACCGCGCCCTCAACCAGGGCCCCGGGCCACGCCACTATGCGCGTCTGGACTTCAGCCGCAACGACAGCAACGGCTACATCGACCGCCAGGAACGCACCGCCGGCAACCTGGCCTTCTCGCTACTGAGCGACCTGAGCGAGCGCCTGTCCCACACCCTGGCCATCGAATACCTCGAAGAACAGGAAGACAGCCCCTACTGGGGCACCCCGGTGCTCAACCCACAGCAAGGCCGCCTGCGCATCGACCGGCACCAGCGCTTCTCCAACTACAACGTCGAGGACGGGCGCTACGAACAGCGCACGCGCTGGCTGCGCTCGATCACCGACTACCGCCTTGGGGAACGCACCCAGTTGCGCAACACCTTCTACCACTACGACGGCCAGCGCGATTACCGCAACCTGGAGCGCTACCGCTACAGCACCGACAACACGACGGTCGAACGCCTGGGCGCCTATCGCCAGCGGCACGACCAGGAAGTCAACGGCAACCGCCTCGAACTGACCCACGCCGGCACGTTTCTCGGCCGCGCCAGCGACTGGGCCTTCGGCCTCGACTACAACCGCAACAGCCAGACCAACTACCCACTGTCGATCTCCGCGCTGTTCGATAGCGTCACCCCGGGCCGCTTCGAACCCGACCGCTTCCTCGACATCCCCGGCATGGCGGCGCCGCGCAGCAAAGGCCGCAGTACCCGCACCGACACCACCGCGCTGTTCGTCGAGAACCGCCAGGCACTGAGCGAGCGCCTGGCCCTGGTCAGCGCCCTGCGCTACGACCATATCGACTTCGACGTCACCGAACATGCCAGCGGCAACCACCTGGAGCGGCGCTGGGACGCCCTCACCGGGCGCGCCGGACTGGTCTACGAGTTGAACGACAGCCTCAGCCTCTACAGCCAGTACAGCACCTCGGCGGAACCGCCCGGCGGCACCCTGACCAGCGCCAGCATCGCCCAGGTCAGCGACTTCAAGCTCGGCACCGGGCGGCAACTGGAGATCGGCGCCAAGCTGGACTTCCTCGACGGACGCGGCGCCGCGACCCTCGCCGCCTACCGCATCGTGCGCAAGGACTTCCCGGTCACCGACCCGAACAACGCCAACGGCACCATCCAGGCCGGCCAGCAGACCTCCGAAGGCATCGAACTGGCCAGCTCCTTCGCCATCACCCCGCAGTTGCTGGCCAGCGGCAATATCGCCTGGCTCAAGGCCGAGTACGACGACTTCAACGAAAGCGTCGGCGGCGTGGTGATCTCGCGCAAGGGCAAGATGCCGGTGAACGTCCCTAAGCGCACCGCCAACCTCTGGCTCACCTATGACCTGGCCCCGGCCTGGCAACTGGGCGCGGATGCCCGCTACGTCTCCTCGGTCTACGCGAACAACGCCAACACTATGTGGGTGCCCGCCTACACCCTCTACGGCCTGTTCGTCCGCCACGACCTGGACGAACACACCGAACTCAGCGCCCGCCTGCGCAACCTGACCGACGAGGTCTATGCGCGCTTTATCCACCAGTCCAACACCCAGTACTACCTGGGCGAACCCCGCAGCCTGGAGCTGGCACTGCATATGCGGTTCTGA
- a CDS encoding L-threonylcarbamoyladenylate synthase, whose amino-acid sequence MSSNWQVQQAARAVYTGGVIAYPTEAVWGLGCDPWDEDAVLRLLALKERPMDKGLILIAAHMGQFDFLLDDLPERWIDRLASTWPGPHTWLVPHRDRLPQWITGRHDSVALRVTDHPLAARLCALTGPLVSTSANPAGRPAARSRLKIEQYFPRQLDAILNGALGGRRKPSTIRDLRSGEILR is encoded by the coding sequence ATGAGCAGCAATTGGCAGGTGCAACAGGCCGCCCGTGCGGTATACACCGGCGGCGTCATCGCCTACCCCACCGAAGCCGTCTGGGGGCTGGGCTGCGACCCGTGGGACGAAGACGCGGTGCTGCGCCTGCTGGCGCTCAAGGAACGCCCGATGGACAAGGGTTTGATCCTGATCGCCGCCCACATGGGGCAGTTCGACTTTCTGCTGGACGACCTGCCGGAGCGCTGGATCGACCGCCTGGCCAGCACCTGGCCGGGCCCGCATACCTGGCTGGTGCCGCACCGGGATCGGCTGCCGCAGTGGATCACCGGGCGCCACGACAGCGTCGCCCTGCGCGTTACCGACCACCCGCTGGCAGCGCGCCTGTGCGCCCTCACCGGGCCGCTGGTCTCCACCTCTGCCAACCCGGCAGGTCGCCCCGCAGCACGTTCGCGCCTGAAGATCGAGCAGTATTTCCCGCGCCAGCTCGACGCCATCCTCAACGGCGCGCTGGGCGGACGGCGCAAGCCCAGCACCATCCGCGACCTGCGCAGCGGAGAAATCCTACGCTGA
- a CDS encoding TerC family protein, giving the protein MEWMADPTAWLGLLTLIVLEIVLGIDNLVFIAILADKLPPHQRDRARVIGLSLALIMRLGLLASLSWLVTLTEPLFEVFGKAFSGRDLIMLFGGLFLLFKATMELHERLEGHVARATGSKTYALFWPIVAQIVVLDAVFSLDAVITAVGMVEHLEVMMIAVVISIGLMIVASKPLTAFVNAHPTVIMLCLGFLMMIGLSLTADGLGFHIPKGYLYAAIGFSILIEVFNQIARWRRKKSLQGERTVRERTAHAVLRLLGGRHVGVDEVGEDIADMVEGQGLESVFDRRERVMISGVLQLAERPVRKVMTVRTDIDFIDLADSPEDIHQALSNSPHSRLLVIRNRQIDEPLGYVHKKEIFKALLAGDQPNLESLVRTTINLPESCSVLNALELMRSASTHTGFVVDEFGGLTGMVTMTDILESIAGELPDASEIDGPDVTALEGGYLVSGALNLNLLRERVGLQVRPTEDYQTLAGFVMSLLDRLPAKGDQLTFEGWSLTVDEVQERRVTRVLLQPAEVSA; this is encoded by the coding sequence ATGGAATGGATGGCTGATCCAACGGCCTGGCTCGGGCTGTTGACGCTGATCGTCCTGGAAATCGTGCTGGGTATCGACAACCTGGTGTTCATCGCCATCCTGGCGGACAAGCTGCCACCGCACCAGCGCGACCGGGCGCGGGTCATCGGCCTGTCGCTGGCGCTGATCATGCGCCTTGGCCTGCTGGCCAGCCTGTCCTGGCTGGTGACCCTGACCGAGCCGTTGTTCGAGGTGTTCGGCAAGGCCTTCTCCGGCCGCGACCTGATCATGCTGTTCGGCGGCCTGTTCCTGCTGTTCAAGGCGACCATGGAGTTGCATGAGCGCCTGGAAGGGCACGTGGCGCGGGCCACGGGCAGCAAGACCTACGCGCTGTTCTGGCCGATCGTCGCGCAGATCGTGGTGCTGGACGCGGTGTTCTCGCTGGACGCGGTGATCACCGCCGTGGGCATGGTCGAGCACCTGGAGGTGATGATGATCGCCGTGGTGATCTCCATCGGCCTGATGATCGTCGCCAGCAAGCCGCTGACCGCCTTCGTCAATGCGCACCCGACGGTGATCATGCTGTGCCTGGGCTTCCTGATGATGATCGGCCTGAGCCTGACCGCCGATGGCCTGGGCTTCCATATTCCGAAGGGCTACCTGTACGCGGCGATCGGCTTCTCGATCCTGATCGAGGTGTTCAACCAGATCGCCCGCTGGCGCCGCAAGAAGAGCCTGCAGGGCGAACGGACGGTGCGCGAGCGCACCGCGCATGCGGTACTGCGTTTGCTCGGTGGGCGCCATGTCGGCGTCGACGAAGTGGGCGAGGATATCGCCGACATGGTCGAGGGCCAGGGGCTGGAGTCGGTATTCGACCGACGCGAGCGGGTGATGATCAGCGGTGTGCTGCAACTGGCCGAGCGCCCGGTGCGCAAGGTGATGACGGTACGCACCGATATCGACTTCATCGACCTGGCCGACAGCCCTGAGGACATCCACCAGGCTCTGTCCAATTCGCCGCACTCGCGCCTGCTGGTCATCCGTAACCGGCAGATCGACGAGCCGCTCGGCTATGTGCACAAGAAGGAAATCTTCAAGGCGCTGCTGGCCGGCGACCAGCCGAACCTGGAGAGCCTGGTGCGCACCACCATCAACCTGCCCGAGAGCTGTTCGGTGCTTAACGCGCTGGAACTGATGCGCAGCGCGTCCACCCACACCGGTTTCGTGGTGGATGAGTTCGGCGGGCTGACCGGCATGGTGACCATGACCGATATCCTTGAGTCCATCGCTGGCGAGTTGCCGGATGCCAGTGAAATCGACGGCCCGGATGTGACTGCGCTGGAGGGCGGCTACCTGGTCAGCGGCGCCCTGAACCTCAACCTGCTGCGCGAGCGCGTGGGCTTGCAGGTACGACCGACCGAGGATTACCAGACCTTGGCGGGGTTCGTCATGAGCCTGCTCGACCGCTTGCCGGCCAAGGGCGACCAACTGACGTTCGAGGGCTGGAGCCTGACCGTCGACGAGGTGCAGGAGCGCCGGGTGACGCGGGTCTTGCTGCAGCCTGCCGAGGTGTCAGCGTAG
- a CDS encoding SymE family type I addiction module toxin, producing the protein MKNRKLKVRPGFYDYQYSSARRREQYKASPAVPFILLKGYWLEKASFLINKPVNVEVREGQLILTVEGS; encoded by the coding sequence ATGAAAAACCGCAAACTCAAAGTCCGTCCCGGCTTCTACGATTACCAATATTCCTCGGCACGCCGTCGAGAACAATATAAAGCCAGCCCCGCCGTCCCCTTTATCCTGCTGAAAGGCTACTGGCTGGAAAAAGCCAGCTTCCTGATCAATAAACCCGTTAATGTCGAGGTGCGAGAGGGGCAGTTGATATTGACGGTTGAAGGTAGCTAA
- a CDS encoding DUF2946 family protein, producing the protein MNPARRHRSLTAWMLYFSVLFAALGCALGHGQMAGLQLSGMDGRYCSFEGNFGAGANLDGSGIVPPSPATGGGCAMSSSFSAIILAAFFGLLGLLATGRAQPLALRIAPRPARHAWPPAQPRAPPATLPVL; encoded by the coding sequence ATGAACCCGGCCCGTAGACACCGCTCGCTGACCGCCTGGATGCTGTATTTCAGCGTCCTGTTCGCGGCGCTCGGCTGCGCGCTCGGCCATGGGCAGATGGCCGGCCTGCAACTGAGCGGCATGGACGGGCGGTACTGCTCGTTCGAGGGCAACTTCGGCGCCGGCGCCAACCTCGACGGCTCCGGCATCGTCCCGCCCAGCCCCGCCACCGGTGGCGGCTGTGCCATGAGCTCCAGCTTCAGCGCCATCATCCTGGCGGCCTTCTTCGGCCTGCTCGGCCTGCTGGCCACGGGGCGAGCGCAACCCCTGGCGCTGCGCATCGCCCCACGGCCCGCGCGCCACGCCTGGCCACCCGCCCAACCCCGCGCCCCACCCGCGACGCTTCCCGTGCTCTGA